From the Fibrobacter sp. UWB11 genome, one window contains:
- a CDS encoding glycoside hydrolase family 2 TIM barrel-domain containing protein — MKFGINLSLAMSAGLVLATSLFAQPNDEWNGKPRIFGVNRLNPHVTSMPYSTVEEAVKGDRHASEWYQTLSGEWRFFHVDKPSQRNNDFYKDNYDVSKWDKIKVPSSWQLLGYDHPIYTNVIYPWSQNNRVSAPYAPTDFNPVGHYRRNFTVPESWNGKRIRLHFEGVESAYYVWVNGNYVGYSEDTFTGHEFDINKYLRKGENNISVQVFRWCDGSWLEDQDFIRLSGIMRDVYIYAVPEVHIQDFQIDATLTNNYKDGLLKTTVWVYNSTGKQSGEYTVELSLYDASGAEVIKPSAQKVSGIGAAGEKSVHFDLPLSSPKRWSAETPDLYSAVLTFKDESGKIIQVESNKVGFRKIEIKKENGAPRLLVNGMPVKFHGVDRHELDPDNGRAVTYDRMEKDVILMKRFNINALRMSHYPNNPVMYDLCDKYGIYVIDEANVESHGANNDLPKNSDDWRAPAVDRMNSMVQRDKNHPSIILWSLGNEAGNGNVFASERERAHQIDSTRFVHYEGDWNNADVNSWMYFGPDAIQNYRDANKPIMLCEYEHAMGNSVGDLQEYMDAFYGNPRAFGGFIWDFIDQGLRHKGTPYFEFGGMWGDWQNDDNFCANGLVFPDRKIQPEMWEVKYQYSQVRVHNVDAAKGKIEIESRYLYKNLGDFLDAFWQIKENGKVIKEGKIDGSQMNIGPNQKKTVTIDMPKIETTVGAEYFLDIDFRLKKDELWAKAGYSIGHEQFGIDLGQLWSTEIDVSTMEAHKVTKNNGLTIEGSDFKIKFDEKSGTLASYVLDGDTIIKNGGRPNFWRAPIDNDKGFNMERGHGEWRKASNNRSVTSEVKEVSARETQVTFNFGFPDVGSSKMKLTYTVYGSGDIVVNYTFNPDGSKSYIPNVGTLFTVPGGYEKVRYFGRGPDENYMGRNRGSFMGLYSTYADSMTVMYMEIGETGQRTDVKWATLTNEKTGKGLMIVGNPRMEFSAQHYTPEQLTNVKLPWELKRDKDITLRVDLHQMGVGGINSWGAEPLSQYRLPANREYTHAFRIAPVRKQLNDPTEYSLLGFKNFGWNKEIPPAKYGLDEINKIYENQPDKDITEGANPDTEGLIPVALPGKIRDLSVAEKNYNVFDAQGKKVGAFTTRGVEDLHAITSGLVKNSGVYIVKSKNGGQAFRITVKK; from the coding sequence ATGAAGTTCGGAATTAATTTGTCTTTAGCGATGTCAGCCGGTTTGGTTTTGGCGACGTCTTTGTTTGCTCAACCCAACGATGAATGGAATGGCAAACCGAGAATTTTTGGCGTGAATAGGTTGAATCCGCACGTGACCTCGATGCCGTACTCTACGGTTGAAGAGGCTGTGAAGGGCGACCGTCACGCTTCTGAATGGTATCAGACGCTTTCGGGTGAGTGGAGATTCTTCCATGTCGATAAGCCTAGCCAGCGTAACAATGATTTCTACAAGGATAACTACGATGTTTCCAAGTGGGATAAAATCAAGGTTCCGAGTTCTTGGCAGCTTTTAGGCTACGATCATCCGATTTACACGAACGTTATTTATCCGTGGTCCCAGAACAACCGCGTTTCTGCGCCTTACGCTCCGACGGACTTTAACCCGGTCGGTCATTATCGCCGCAACTTTACGGTTCCCGAAAGCTGGAACGGCAAGCGCATCCGTTTGCACTTCGAAGGCGTTGAATCCGCTTACTATGTATGGGTGAACGGCAATTACGTTGGCTATAGCGAAGACACGTTCACGGGCCATGAATTTGATATCAACAAGTACCTCCGCAAGGGCGAGAATAACATTTCCGTACAGGTGTTCCGCTGGTGCGACGGCTCCTGGCTCGAAGACCAGGACTTTATCCGTCTTTCTGGCATTATGCGTGACGTTTATATTTACGCAGTGCCTGAGGTCCACATTCAGGACTTCCAGATTGATGCGACTCTCACGAATAACTATAAAGATGGCCTCTTGAAGACGACCGTTTGGGTCTATAATTCTACAGGTAAGCAGTCTGGCGAATACACTGTCGAGCTTTCCTTGTACGATGCTTCCGGTGCCGAAGTCATCAAGCCCTCTGCCCAGAAGGTTTCTGGCATTGGTGCTGCTGGTGAAAAGAGCGTGCATTTCGATCTCCCGCTTTCTTCTCCGAAGCGCTGGTCTGCCGAAACTCCGGACCTCTATTCCGCAGTGCTCACGTTCAAGGACGAGTCCGGCAAGATTATCCAGGTTGAAAGTAACAAGGTTGGCTTTAGAAAGATTGAAATCAAGAAAGAAAACGGCGCTCCGCGTTTGCTCGTGAACGGCATGCCGGTGAAGTTCCACGGTGTTGACCGCCACGAACTCGATCCGGATAACGGCCGTGCAGTCACTTACGACCGCATGGAAAAAGACGTGATTCTCATGAAGCGTTTCAATATCAATGCGCTCCGCATGTCCCATTACCCGAACAACCCGGTGATGTATGATTTGTGCGACAAGTATGGTATCTACGTGATTGACGAAGCGAACGTCGAAAGCCATGGCGCCAACAACGACCTTCCGAAAAATAGCGACGACTGGCGCGCCCCCGCTGTGGACCGCATGAATTCCATGGTGCAGCGCGACAAGAACCATCCGTCCATTATTCTCTGGTCCCTCGGTAACGAAGCGGGTAACGGTAACGTGTTTGCCTCGGAACGTGAACGCGCCCACCAGATTGACTCCACTCGCTTTGTGCATTACGAAGGCGACTGGAACAATGCCGATGTGAACAGCTGGATGTACTTCGGTCCGGATGCAATTCAAAATTATAGGGATGCCAACAAGCCGATTATGTTGTGCGAATACGAGCACGCTATGGGCAACTCCGTGGGCGACCTGCAAGAATACATGGATGCCTTCTACGGCAACCCGCGTGCTTTCGGTGGCTTCATTTGGGACTTCATCGACCAGGGTCTCCGTCACAAGGGAACTCCGTACTTTGAATTTGGTGGCATGTGGGGCGACTGGCAGAACGACGACAACTTCTGTGCAAACGGCCTTGTGTTCCCCGATCGTAAAATCCAGCCGGAAATGTGGGAAGTCAAGTACCAGTACAGCCAGGTGCGCGTCCATAACGTAGACGCCGCTAAGGGCAAGATTGAAATTGAAAGCCGTTACCTCTACAAGAATCTTGGCGACTTCCTCGATGCCTTCTGGCAGATCAAGGAAAACGGCAAGGTGATTAAGGAAGGCAAGATTGATGGTTCCCAGATGAATATCGGTCCGAACCAGAAAAAGACCGTGACGATTGACATGCCGAAGATTGAAACGACAGTCGGTGCCGAGTACTTCCTGGATATCGATTTCCGCTTGAAAAAGGATGAACTCTGGGCAAAGGCTGGTTACAGCATCGGTCATGAACAGTTCGGCATTGATTTAGGCCAGCTCTGGTCTACTGAAATTGATGTGAGCACCATGGAGGCCCACAAGGTCACTAAGAACAATGGTCTCACGATTGAAGGCTCTGATTTCAAGATTAAGTTTGACGAAAAGTCCGGTACGCTTGCAAGCTACGTTCTTGATGGCGATACGATTATCAAGAACGGCGGCCGTCCGAACTTCTGGCGCGCCCCGATTGATAACGACAAGGGCTTCAATATGGAACGTGGCCATGGCGAATGGCGCAAGGCAAGCAACAACCGCTCTGTCACTTCCGAAGTCAAGGAAGTTTCCGCTCGCGAAACGCAGGTGACGTTCAACTTCGGATTCCCGGATGTGGGCAGCTCAAAGATGAAGTTGACATACACTGTTTATGGCAGCGGCGATATTGTTGTGAATTACACGTTCAATCCGGATGGTTCCAAGAGTTATATCCCGAATGTGGGTACGCTCTTTACGGTGCCGGGCGGTTACGAAAAGGTCCGTTACTTTGGTCGTGGCCCAGATGAAAACTACATGGGACGTAATCGTGGAAGCTTCATGGGACTCTATTCGACGTATGCTGATTCTATGACGGTCATGTACATGGAAATTGGCGAAACGGGCCAGCGCACGGATGTGAAGTGGGCCACTCTCACGAACGAAAAGACGGGCAAGGGCCTCATGATTGTGGGTAATCCGCGTATGGAATTCAGTGCTCAGCACTACACACCGGAACAGCTCACCAACGTGAAGCTCCCGTGGGAACTCAAGCGCGATAAGGATATTACACTCCGAGTGGATTTACACCAGATGGGTGTCGGTGGCATCAACTCCTGGGGTGCTGAACCGCTCAGTCAATACCGCTTGCCTGCAAACCGTGAATACACTCATGCATTCCGCATTGCTCCGGTTCGTAAGCAGTTGAACGACCCGACGGAATACTCGCTCCTCGGTTTCAAGAACTTCGGTTGGAATAAAGAAATTCCGCCTGCTAAGTACGGCCTGGATGAAATCAATAAGATTTACGAAAATCAGCCGGATAAGGACATTACGGAAGGTGCAAATCCTGATACGGAAGGGCTTATTCCTGTAGCGCTCCCGGGCAAGATTCGTGACCTCTCTGTCGCAGAAAAGAACTACAATGTCTTTGATGCTCAGGGCAAGAAGGTCGGTGCGTTTACGACTCGCGGTGTCGAAGATCTCCATGCGATTACGTCTGGGCTCGTCAAGAATTCTGGCGTGTATATCGTGAAGTCCAAGAACGGTGGCCAAGCCTTCCGCATCACCGTCAAGAAGTAA